One window from the genome of Mucilaginibacter ginsenosidivorans encodes:
- a CDS encoding DUF6089 family protein, which produces MIAKFSRIVLLSLAIFAYGEASAVTADTSKFAAKTDQYRTWSIGVSGGISTPYTIIGYNSRQDFTSPDAQLGYGLYIRKQLSHSFSLQADFMGGKLKADHAYEENARGAQVYSTVNTKLNWSASLSGNFIVAHVKGKGNKGFMQPYLSLGAGVVGYTASLLPDRAKEFITLSSKSQFFVPVGAGLKFNLTPRLNLDLGYQVNYVFADDVDGYKYGPSNDRFSYTHVGLEFALGKRSKRQLTSQSRVDALIIEHAAQTKAMSNSLADAQLSLDAANAKNLKLQNDLDAANANIAGLTTDKDGDGVPDVNDKCPGTPAGTKVDGTGCPLPVVSPEVKFNITEQDKRIVTTASVNLEFYPAKATIQSYSLYNLDRVAQLLTDKGLSLKVEAYTDNGGDADANLKLSIERAEAVKAYLVSRGVNESQIKTYGFGGEHPIASNKTAAGRRLNRRVDLTLY; this is translated from the coding sequence ATGATTGCTAAATTTTCGCGGATCGTTTTATTGAGCTTAGCCATTTTCGCCTACGGCGAAGCATCCGCAGTAACAGCCGATACCAGCAAATTTGCCGCAAAAACCGATCAATACCGCACGTGGTCGATAGGTGTATCCGGCGGCATATCAACCCCATATACTATAATAGGCTATAATTCAAGACAAGACTTTACATCCCCGGATGCGCAATTAGGTTACGGATTGTATATCAGGAAACAGCTTTCGCATTCGTTCAGCTTACAGGCCGATTTCATGGGCGGCAAACTGAAGGCGGACCACGCCTATGAAGAGAATGCAAGAGGCGCACAAGTCTACTCAACGGTTAATACAAAATTGAACTGGTCGGCAAGTTTGAGCGGCAACTTCATCGTCGCACATGTAAAAGGCAAGGGAAATAAAGGGTTTATGCAGCCCTATCTTAGTCTTGGCGCAGGCGTTGTCGGTTACACGGCATCGTTACTGCCCGACCGCGCAAAAGAATTTATAACCCTAAGCAGCAAAAGCCAGTTTTTTGTTCCGGTAGGTGCGGGCCTTAAGTTTAATCTTACTCCCAGGCTTAATCTTGACCTCGGTTACCAGGTAAATTATGTTTTTGCAGATGATGTAGACGGCTACAAATACGGCCCTTCAAACGACAGGTTTTCTTATACGCATGTCGGTCTTGAATTTGCCCTGGGTAAACGTTCAAAACGCCAGTTAACTTCACAAAGCCGCGTCGACGCGCTGATCATCGAACATGCGGCGCAAACTAAAGCTATGTCAAATTCCCTTGCCGATGCGCAATTGAGCCTCGACGCTGCAAATGCTAAAAATTTAAAACTGCAAAACGACCTTGATGCCGCTAATGCGAATATTGCCGGTTTAACGACAGATAAAGATGGGGACGGCGTTCCGGATGTAAACGATAAATGCCCTGGCACACCGGCGGGCACTAAAGTGGATGGCACCGGCTGTCCGCTGCCTGTGGTCAGTCCCGAAGTGAAGTTTAACATTACCGAGCAGGATAAAAGGATAGTTACCACGGCAAGCGTTAATCTTGAATTTTACCCGGCCAAAGCCACCATACAATCATATTCATTGTATAACCTCGACCGTGTGGCACAACTGTTAACAGATAAGGGACTTTCGCTGAAAGTGGAAGCTTATACGGATAATGGAGGGGATGCCGATGCTAACCTCAAACTATCTATCGAACGGGCGGAAGCGGTTAAGGCCTATTTGGTTAGCAGGGGAGTTAACGAGTCGCAGATCAAAACCTATGGTTTTGGGGGGGAACATCCTATCGCAAGCAACAAAACAGCGGCAGGCAGGCGGTTGAACAGGCGGGTCGACCTGACCTTGTATTAA
- a CDS encoding DinB family protein, whose translation MSALTETWQIHNRINIYLLDAIEEAHLTDTLSSKGRNVGEQFAHINNVRLMWLKAADASLLEGLPKIEKGNISKENLTDAMNRSAAAIEQLFDRSVDGKIKGFKPHATAFLGYLISHESHHRGQIMLALKQSGHPVSQKVQYGIWEWGVR comes from the coding sequence ATGAGCGCCCTGACCGAAACCTGGCAGATACATAACCGCATCAATATTTACCTGCTTGATGCCATTGAAGAGGCGCACCTAACGGATACACTTTCCTCGAAAGGGAGAAACGTGGGTGAACAATTCGCACACATTAATAATGTAAGACTGATGTGGTTGAAAGCAGCTGATGCATCTTTGCTGGAGGGCCTGCCAAAAATCGAGAAGGGAAACATCAGTAAGGAGAATTTAACAGACGCCATGAACCGCAGCGCCGCTGCAATTGAACAATTATTTGACCGGTCGGTTGATGGCAAAATAAAAGGCTTTAAACCGCATGCAACAGCCTTTTTAGGTTATTTGATCTCGCATGAATCGCACCACCGCGGACAGATCATGCTGGCGCTGAAGCAATCGGGGCACCCGGTTAGTCAAAAAGTACAGTATGGCATATGGGAGTGGGGCGTACGATAA
- a CDS encoding SRPBCC domain-containing protein, producing the protein MKDFKKYYTIPAPPDEVYLALTNPITIELWTGDDVEMSTEAGSEFSLWGGSIVGKNLEFEEGKKIVQQWYFDGEPEASIVTIKLHPGKNNSTSAEVRHTNIPDNVYDEFATGWDEYYFGALADFFAED; encoded by the coding sequence ATGAAAGATTTCAAAAAATATTATACCATACCGGCGCCTCCCGACGAGGTGTACCTGGCATTAACTAACCCCATAACGATAGAACTATGGACCGGCGACGATGTTGAAATGAGCACCGAAGCCGGTTCTGAATTTTCCTTATGGGGTGGAAGCATCGTCGGCAAAAACCTGGAGTTTGAAGAGGGTAAAAAAATAGTGCAGCAATGGTACTTTGATGGTGAGCCTGAAGCTTCGATAGTAACCATCAAACTTCACCCAGGCAAAAATAATTCTACATCAGCTGAAGTGCGGCACACCAACATACCCGATAACGTATATGACGAATTTGCCACCGGCTGGGACGAATACTACTTTGGCGCCCTTGCGGATTTTTTTGCAGAAGATTAA
- a CDS encoding trans-sulfuration enzyme family protein translates to MSKKLDPVTQAIRIQTPRSQQQEHSTPLYLTSSFTFDEAEAMRAAFADETDDNIYSRFSNPNVDEFIAKMCALEGADAGFATSTGMSAIFSSMFALLKQGDHLICCSSVFGSTFTMVTKYLPKYGISATLVPAGENEAWEAAVQPNTKMVYLETPTNPQLEIIDLEWVGQFSKKHNLILNVDNCFATPLLQRPIDFGADLVVHSATKWIDGQGRVLGGVIVGRADLIKDIYLFCRNTGPSMSPFNAWVLSKSLETLDVRMQRHSENALKIAGTLQSNPNVSWVKYPLLPTHPQYEIAKKQMKLGGGVFCMEIKGGLQAGRKFLDALEMLSVTANLGDTRSIASHPASTTHSKLTDAERLSVGITPGLIRISTGLEKAEDILADIEQALEKSTK, encoded by the coding sequence ATGTCTAAAAAGTTAGATCCTGTTACGCAGGCTATCCGCATTCAAACACCCCGGTCGCAACAACAAGAACACTCAACGCCGCTTTACCTCACCAGCAGCTTTACCTTTGATGAGGCGGAAGCTATGCGCGCGGCTTTTGCCGATGAGACCGATGATAATATCTACAGCCGTTTCAGTAACCCCAATGTCGATGAATTTATAGCCAAAATGTGTGCGCTCGAAGGAGCCGACGCAGGTTTTGCTACATCTACGGGGATGAGCGCGATATTCTCGTCGATGTTCGCTTTGCTGAAACAGGGCGACCACCTGATATGCTGCAGCTCGGTATTCGGAAGTACTTTTACCATGGTTACCAAGTATTTGCCCAAATATGGCATATCGGCTACTTTGGTGCCTGCGGGCGAAAACGAAGCATGGGAAGCAGCCGTACAGCCCAACACCAAAATGGTGTATTTGGAAACACCTACCAATCCACAGTTGGAGATCATTGACCTGGAATGGGTAGGGCAATTCTCAAAAAAGCATAACCTGATATTGAATGTAGACAACTGCTTTGCCACGCCATTACTGCAGCGCCCCATTGATTTCGGCGCCGACCTGGTTGTACACTCCGCAACCAAATGGATAGACGGGCAGGGAAGGGTGTTAGGCGGTGTAATCGTTGGCCGTGCTGATTTGATAAAAGATATTTATTTGTTCTGCCGTAATACAGGCCCGTCCATGTCGCCTTTTAATGCGTGGGTGCTTAGCAAGAGTTTGGAAACGCTGGATGTACGCATGCAGCGCCATTCCGAAAATGCACTTAAGATAGCCGGGACATTGCAAAGCAACCCGAATGTCTCCTGGGTTAAATATCCGTTGCTGCCAACTCATCCGCAATACGAGATCGCCAAAAAGCAAATGAAACTGGGCGGCGGCGTATTTTGTATGGAGATAAAAGGCGGTTTGCAGGCCGGCCGCAAGTTTTTGGATGCACTCGAAATGCTGTCAGTAACCGCCAATTTGGGCGATACCCGCAGCATAGCATCGCACCCGGCAAGTACAACGCACTCCAAGCTGACCGATGCCGAACGCTTATCCGTAGGTATTACGCCGGGCTTGATACGTATCTCTACCGGGCTGGAAAAAGCGGAAGATATACTGGCCGATATTGAACAGGCGCTCGAAAAAAGCACTAAGTAA
- the proC gene encoding pyrroline-5-carboxylate reductase, whose protein sequence is MSTTKTIAILGSGNIGLSLAKGLVKAGIYQPEQITLTRRNTKALSTLADNGYKVTSDNSAAVKDADIVVLAVLPQQLNKLLHEIKPAIWEQKHLLISVISGVTCADIRQQLALEVQVVRAMPNTAIAIGQSMTCIATDNASAENMGTVKSLFDTVGVTIQINEELMTSATALCACGIAFFLRSIRAASQGGTEIGFHAHDALKMAAQTAKGAADLLLQLASHPEQEIDKVTSPKGCTIAGLNEMEHNGFSSAMIKGIKTSAEKAAVLYDKEG, encoded by the coding sequence ATGAGCACAACAAAAACCATAGCCATATTAGGCAGCGGCAATATCGGCCTTTCATTAGCCAAAGGACTGGTTAAAGCAGGTATTTATCAGCCCGAGCAGATAACGCTGACCCGCAGAAACACAAAGGCCCTTTCGACGCTTGCCGATAACGGGTACAAAGTTACATCAGACAACTCGGCCGCTGTAAAGGACGCAGATATAGTCGTACTGGCCGTATTGCCGCAACAATTAAATAAACTGCTGCACGAGATAAAGCCAGCCATATGGGAGCAAAAACATTTGCTGATATCCGTCATATCAGGCGTAACCTGTGCTGATATCCGCCAGCAGCTGGCATTGGAGGTGCAGGTAGTGCGTGCTATGCCGAATACGGCTATCGCAATCGGCCAGTCCATGACCTGCATCGCGACGGATAATGCCTCTGCCGAAAACATGGGTACGGTAAAATCGCTGTTCGATACAGTTGGCGTTACCATACAGATCAACGAGGAACTGATGACCTCGGCCACTGCTTTATGCGCCTGCGGCATTGCCTTCTTCCTGCGTTCCATACGCGCAGCTTCACAGGGTGGCACTGAGATCGGTTTCCATGCGCACGATGCCTTAAAAATGGCTGCTCAAACCGCCAAAGGCGCTGCGGATCTGTTGCTTCAGCTTGCGTCGCACCCCGAACAGGAAATTGATAAGGTGACATCGCCCAAAGGCTGTACAATAGCCGGGTTGAACGAAATGGAGCATAATGGTTTTAGTTCGGCTATGATAAAGGGGATCAAGACCTCTGCGGAGAAAGCCGCGGTTTTGTATGATAAGGAAGGGTGA
- a CDS encoding nucleoside recognition domain-containing protein yields MIKLIFLGDTEAFKAIVDSLFSSSQTAVMDIALPLAGAMTFWLGIMNIGERAGAIKFLSRIVGPFFQRIFPEVPKDHPALGNILMSFSANLLGLLNAATPLGLKAMGSLQELNKEKEEASNAQIMFLVLLTSGMQLLPVTIIAQRAILHAKDPTDIFIPCIIATYASAVVGMIAVAIKQRIRLFDKVIIAWLGGITLMITVLVWMMTQYMTKDQISTFSKVSSNLLIFFIAVIFIAGGFIKRINVFESFIDGAKAGFETSVKIIPYLVAMLVGIAVFKSCGALGYLNDGLRWAVHSAGLDTRFVDAMPVAYLKPLSGSGSRAMMISTMQTYGTDSFAGRLGCIFNGSADTTFYIVALYFGSVGIKRSRYAIPFGLIADLAGIIAAIFVGYLFFG; encoded by the coding sequence ATGATCAAACTGATTTTTTTAGGCGATACCGAAGCTTTCAAAGCCATTGTCGACAGCCTTTTTAGCTCTTCGCAAACCGCAGTGATGGACATCGCGCTGCCACTTGCCGGCGCAATGACTTTTTGGCTTGGCATTATGAATATCGGCGAGAGAGCAGGCGCTATTAAATTCCTTTCCCGCATTGTAGGGCCATTTTTTCAACGGATATTCCCCGAAGTACCCAAGGATCATCCGGCGCTGGGAAACATCCTGATGAGCTTTTCGGCTAACTTATTGGGTCTGCTGAATGCCGCAACTCCGCTTGGACTTAAGGCAATGGGAAGCCTCCAGGAATTAAATAAAGAGAAGGAGGAAGCTTCCAATGCACAGATCATGTTCCTGGTTCTGTTAACCTCGGGCATGCAATTACTTCCCGTTACTATTATTGCACAGCGCGCCATTCTTCACGCAAAAGATCCAACCGATATTTTCATCCCGTGTATAATCGCAACTTACGCGTCGGCGGTAGTAGGTATGATCGCAGTAGCCATCAAACAAAGGATCAGGCTTTTTGATAAGGTGATCATCGCCTGGTTGGGCGGAATTACCTTAATGATCACCGTATTGGTTTGGATGATGACGCAATACATGACCAAAGACCAGATAAGTACCTTCTCGAAAGTATCCAGTAATCTCCTGATATTCTTTATAGCGGTAATTTTTATCGCAGGTGGGTTCATTAAACGAATAAATGTATTTGAATCATTTATAGACGGCGCAAAAGCCGGTTTTGAAACAAGCGTCAAGATCATTCCTTATTTGGTTGCAATGCTTGTAGGCATAGCCGTATTTAAAAGCTGCGGAGCGTTGGGTTATCTAAATGACGGGCTGAGGTGGGCCGTCCATTCTGCCGGACTTGACACACGGTTTGTAGACGCCATGCCTGTTGCCTATCTGAAACCACTTAGCGGTTCCGGTTCGCGCGCAATGATGATCAGTACCATGCAGACCTATGGTACAGATAGTTTTGCGGGTCGTTTAGGTTGTATTTTTAACGGCTCCGCCGACACCACCTTTTACATTGTCGCCTTATATTTTGGTTCGGTTGGTATCAAGAGATCGCGGTACGCCATACCGTTCGGCCTCATAGCCGACCTGGCCGGTATTATCGCGGCGATATTTGTCGGGTATTTATTCTTTGGTTAA
- the gpmA gene encoding 2,3-diphosphoglycerate-dependent phosphoglycerate mutase, whose product MQKLVLIRHGESIWNQENRFTGWTDVDLSENGYQQAKHAGQLLKKYGYTFDAGFCSVLKRSIKTLHIVLEEMDLLWIPVQKSWRLNERFYGALQGLNKAEITAKYGEEQVHKWRRDPHELPPAITKDDDRYPGKDIRYKHLTERELPLTENLAETMDRVLPFWHESIVPAIKLGQKVIVSAHGNSLRALIQYIDHLSDEEVTQLDLPTGVPLVYELDDDLNRIKHYYLE is encoded by the coding sequence ATGCAAAAGCTCGTATTGATACGCCACGGCGAAAGTATATGGAACCAGGAAAACCGTTTTACGGGGTGGACGGACGTCGACTTGTCCGAAAATGGATATCAACAGGCAAAACACGCAGGCCAGCTTTTAAAAAAGTACGGGTACACTTTTGACGCCGGCTTTTGCTCTGTGCTGAAACGGTCTATCAAGACATTGCATATTGTGCTGGAAGAAATGGATCTGCTTTGGATACCTGTACAAAAATCGTGGCGATTGAACGAGCGGTTTTACGGGGCGCTGCAGGGACTGAATAAAGCCGAAATTACTGCAAAATATGGCGAAGAGCAGGTACACAAATGGCGCCGCGACCCACACGAACTGCCGCCAGCGATAACCAAAGATGACGATCGCTACCCGGGCAAAGACATCCGCTACAAACATCTGACCGAACGCGAATTGCCGCTTACCGAGAACCTGGCCGAAACCATGGACAGGGTATTGCCCTTTTGGCACGAAAGTATTGTGCCGGCGATCAAACTTGGGCAAAAAGTAATTGTATCGGCGCACGGCAACAGCCTTCGCGCGCTGATCCAGTATATAGACCACCTTTCGGACGAGGAGGTTACCCAGCTTGATCTGCCGACAGGCGTACCTTTAGTGTATGAGCTGGATGATGATTTGAACAGGATTAAGCATTATTATTTGGAATAA
- a CDS encoding DinB family protein, which produces MPSFVDNLTPCVEQFLQLVHSKPVDWELKPAPGKWSNKEIIGHLCDSAMINLQRFVRCTYEENFKLTYEQDKLVAAQHYQEMGVESLLELWRLLNLQIARVLTLYPADRWQAKCDNSKTDVQLHTVEFLAQDYVEHLKHHLNQIRL; this is translated from the coding sequence ATGCCTTCTTTTGTGGATAACCTTACGCCATGCGTCGAACAATTTCTGCAATTGGTTCATAGCAAGCCAGTTGATTGGGAGCTGAAACCTGCGCCGGGCAAGTGGTCGAATAAGGAAATTATCGGCCATTTATGCGATAGCGCCATGATAAACCTGCAACGGTTTGTGAGATGTACTTATGAAGAAAATTTCAAGCTGACCTATGAGCAGGATAAATTGGTTGCAGCGCAGCATTACCAGGAAATGGGAGTGGAAAGTCTGCTTGAGTTATGGCGATTGCTTAACCTGCAAATAGCCAGGGTGCTGACCTTGTACCCTGCAGACCGCTGGCAGGCAAAATGTGACAATAGTAAAACCGATGTGCAGTTGCATACCGTCGAATTTTTGGCGCAGGACTATGTGGAACATTTAAAGCATCATCTCAACCAGATCAGATTATGA
- a CDS encoding maleylpyruvate isomerase N-terminal domain-containing protein, whose translation MSREIPIPTLHLYPQINSLLVELLRSLSPGDWDKPTLAKQWTVKDIAAHLLDTSMRAVSLLDGHNLVPDREINNYQDLVGYLNDLNGSWVKAMKRVSPQQMIQMMENADTRALEYYRSLNPFEPAIYSVAWAGEDLSMNWFHIARDYTEKWHHQQQIREAVGKTEPLMTRELFYPCIDTFMQGLPYTYRDVAAATGTVVKITVKGDAGGDWYLARTEQNWALSEPPSDSDISASVALDPGVAWKLFTKGITLGSALEKATIHGDEHLATRALEMISVMA comes from the coding sequence ATGAGCCGGGAAATTCCCATTCCAACACTGCATTTGTACCCGCAGATAAATTCCCTGCTGGTTGAATTGCTGCGTTCATTGTCGCCCGGAGATTGGGACAAACCTACGCTTGCCAAACAGTGGACAGTAAAAGATATTGCTGCACACCTGCTCGATACCAGTATGCGCGCAGTCTCGCTGTTAGACGGCCATAACCTGGTACCGGACCGGGAGATCAACAACTACCAGGACCTGGTAGGCTACCTGAACGACCTTAACGGCAGCTGGGTTAAGGCAATGAAACGGGTTAGCCCGCAGCAAATGATACAAATGATGGAAAACGCCGATACACGCGCGTTGGAGTATTACCGCTCGCTTAACCCTTTCGAACCTGCTATATACAGTGTTGCCTGGGCCGGTGAGGACCTGTCGATGAACTGGTTCCACATTGCCCGCGACTATACCGAGAAATGGCACCACCAGCAGCAGATACGCGAGGCAGTTGGAAAGACGGAGCCTTTAATGACGCGGGAGTTATTTTATCCGTGTATAGATACCTTTATGCAGGGTCTCCCTTATACTTACCGTGATGTTGCAGCTGCAACCGGAACAGTTGTGAAAATTACCGTGAAGGGTGATGCAGGGGGCGATTGGTACCTGGCGAGAACGGAGCAAAACTGGGCGTTAAGTGAGCCGCCATCAGACAGTGATATCAGCGCATCGGTGGCTCTTGACCCGGGCGTTGCGTGGAAGCTTTTTACCAAAGGTATTACCCTAGGATCAGCTCTTGAAAAGGCAACTATTCACGGTGATGAGCATCTTGCGACAAGGGCACTTGAGATGATCTCTGTAATGGCTTGA
- a CDS encoding DUF3052 family protein: MQAAGYSGTPLAKKLGIKDGFHISLINAPDYYLDLFSDLPPNLYFERDTANIDLTHFFTKSRAEYESMMPSLKKQIKTNGMIWVSWPKKASKVPTDITEDIIRNYALQIGLVDIKVCAVDEVWSGLKLVIRVKDR; encoded by the coding sequence ATGCAGGCAGCGGGATATTCGGGTACGCCATTGGCTAAAAAATTAGGGATAAAGGACGGGTTTCATATCAGCCTGATCAACGCGCCGGACTATTATCTTGATCTTTTTTCGGACTTGCCGCCCAATTTGTATTTCGAAAGGGATACAGCCAATATCGACCTTACCCATTTCTTTACCAAAAGCCGGGCAGAATATGAAAGTATGATGCCATCTCTAAAGAAACAGATCAAAACGAACGGGATGATATGGGTATCGTGGCCTAAGAAGGCATCCAAAGTACCTACTGATATCACAGAAGACATTATCCGGAACTATGCTTTACAAATAGGGCTGGTGGATATTAAAGTATGTGCGGTTGATGAGGTATGGTCGGGTTTGAAGCTGGTAATTCGGGTTAAAGACAGATAG
- a CDS encoding OsmC family protein, with the protein MSQSMYQAQYSRVKVVNLKLLDNNMPTIQLSRVNGDFGFVATDQNGHSIKMDSSPESGGENFGVRPMQTLLMGLGGCSAIDVISILKKQRQEIVDYKMTISGEREAGKEPSLWKSINVEFHLYGDIDPDKASRAVDLSVNKYCSVAATLMGSGTEIKTQVFVHPAE; encoded by the coding sequence ATGTCCCAATCGATGTACCAGGCACAGTATTCACGTGTAAAAGTTGTAAATTTGAAGCTTTTAGATAATAATATGCCTACTATTCAGCTATCCCGTGTAAACGGTGATTTTGGTTTTGTTGCAACCGACCAGAACGGGCACTCCATTAAGATGGACAGCAGCCCTGAAAGCGGCGGTGAGAATTTTGGCGTACGCCCAATGCAAACCCTGTTGATGGGTTTGGGTGGATGCTCTGCGATCGACGTGATCAGTATTTTGAAAAAACAGCGCCAGGAGATAGTGGACTATAAGATGACCATCAGCGGCGAGCGTGAAGCGGGCAAGGAGCCATCTTTATGGAAATCGATCAATGTCGAGTTTCATTTGTATGGCGATATCGATCCGGATAAGGCCAGCCGCGCGGTCGACCTTTCTGTCAATAAATATTGCTCGGTTGCCGCTACGCTGATGGGTTCGGGTACCGAAATAAAAACGCAGGTATTTGTTCACCCTGCCGAATAA